From the Equus przewalskii isolate Varuska chromosome 19, EquPr2, whole genome shotgun sequence genome, one window contains:
- the MDC1 gene encoding mediator of DNA damage checkpoint protein 1 isoform X35 translates to MPDCSVALPFPSISKQHAVIEILAWGKAPILQDSGSLNGTQILRPPKVLSPGVSHRLRDQELILFADLLCQYHRLDAPLPFVSRGPLTVEETPKVQGGTHPRGLLLAEDSEEEVDPLSERHVVKEPRTSSSSLATVVPESDEEGPSPAPGGPGPPFAFNLDSDTDEEESQQPATGEAFSAAMTDATVETEPPKAITTEIQLEKDQCSVEERDTATKVKRDARNEVVPVGVILERTQPAEEDSDTDVDDESRPPGRPAEVHLESAQPSGFIDSDTDVEEEGIPTTPAVVPMKKRQVFHGDDAKSPGAPGLANLQESPAGSDTDVEEGEALLTVPLERSQASMVIDSNTDDEEEVSAALTLARLKESRTLTWHRDTDVEEDKAQPVVLLEQSQTSARRDSDTDVEEEGPPVEKRGTVPKDCTDKAHSEKSQPPLGDSDIEMEEDKSSPAVHLERSEASATVDVNTQVKEEVLPGPAVTPLEKHQVPVAWTNQTDVEADRGPAKQPMVCLEEAQPPPVGDCEITSLNASAVTDVRKSQFPTGGDAGTEWAVAVLEQERAPEAGAQGGSPVALVEQGLLPVSRENLTDLVVDTGTPGEPTQPRREGAQTPKEGKREPRMDGTKDSADARDVLKAEKSTIKVPAYSVSDSEDLDLQATQCFVEKEGQSLEVQSTEDEPTQAFLLSPPQEPGPSRCSFQAEGALDELWEVLATQPYCPRESEASETQPVAAHLEAHGSCPSPPRATPGEQHPESPVHAEPLGIQGRGMHTVEKDMDHLNCKMPPAEKASRGDQESPEACLPPAVTEASAPLQNPLMSQSQKHPTPQPLPSLELPIPRARQNGSQGAPEIPPSELEPLHPKPKVRPRGSSRMLPSPMSSIAPESHPTTPTDQPVSPEPTSRATRSRTYRSSEMTPAPVVPTAPELQSSTSKDQPVTAKLTSRATRGRTHRSSVKSPEPVVPTAPELQPSTSKDQPVTPEPTSRGRTHRSSVKAPEQVVPTAPELQPSTSKDQSVIPTPTSRATRGRTHRSSVKTPEPVVPTAPEFQPPTPTDQPVTLELISRATRGRTHRASVKTPEPVVPTAPELQPPTSKDQSGILTPTSRATRGRTHRFSVKSPEPIVPIAPELQPSTPTDQSVASEPTSGTTQGRTHRSSVKTPELVVPTGPEFQPSTSINQLVTPKPTSQPRTHRSSVKTPEPIVPTTSELQPSTPTDQPVTPKPTSRATRGRKHRSVNTSEPIVPTAPELQPSTPTDKPVTRKPTSRATRGRTHRSSVKTPEPIVPTAPELQPSTPTDKPVTCKPTSRATRGRKHRSSVKTPKPIVPTASQLQPSTPTDQSVTPESTTQDIRGRKHRSSVKTPQPMEPTAPGHEPPSHTDQPVTPEAIAPASQSRTLRTSIISAVPVPTTPEFRSPVPTDQPIPPETIPQANCSRRPRATRKQGSPTAPIVHEPCSAPPEPNSRNQRRRAVRAAESLTTIPEPAFAQLPEAPTHAPHIEKVEAAGTSGFTPEPQRKASQSHKRPLATLDLPPLQKRLQRGKVSQKTAFLQEEEDDPTERPGKKEVVVMPGPGKRKRDQAEEEGILSRSLRRTKPNQESTAPKVLFTGVVDVRGERAVLALGGSLASSVAEASHLVTDRIRRTVKFLCALGRGIPILSLDWLHQSRKAGCFLPPDEYVVTDPEQEENFGFSLRDALSRARERRLLEGYEIHVTPGVQPPPLQMGEIISCCGGTVLPSMPRSYKPQRVVITCSQDFPRCAIPSRVGLPILSPEFLLTGVLKQEAKPEAFVLSALEMSST, encoded by the exons ATGCCTGATTGCTCTGTGGCCCTGCCCTTTCCATCCATCTCCAAACAACATGCAGTGATTGAAATCCTGGCCTGGGGCAAGGCACCTATCCTCCAGGATTCTGGGAGCCTCAATGGGACTCAAATCCTGAGGCCTCCTAAGGTCCTGAGCCCTGGGGTGAGTCATCGTCTGAGAGACCAGGAGTTAATTCTCTTTGCTGACTTGCTCTGCCAGTACCATCGCCTGGATGCCCCCCTGCCCTTTGTCTCTCGGGGCCCTCTAACTGTAGAGGAGACACCCAAGGTACAGGGAGGAACTCATCCCCGGGGGCTCCTGTTGGCTGAGGACTCAGAGGAGGAAGTAG ATCCTCTTTCTGAAAGGCATGTGGTGAAAGAACCAAGGACCTCATCTTCTTCTTTGGCAACAGTAGTTCCAGAGAG TGATGAAGAGGGGCCTTCCCCTGCCCCAGGTGGCCCTGGGCCACCTTTTGCCTTCAACTTGGACAGTGacacagatgaggaagaaagTCAGCAACCAGCAACAGGGGAGGCCTTCTCAGCTGCCATGACAGATGCCACTGTAGAGACAGAACCGCCTAAAGCCATCACAACTGAAATCCAGCTTGAAAAGGATCAGTGTTCAGTGGAGGAAAGGGACACTGCCACAAAAGTCAAGAGGGATGCAAGGAATGAAGTGGTTCCAGTTGGAGTGATTCTGGAGAGGACCCAACCTGCTGAGGAGGACAGTGACACAGATGTGGATGATGAGAGCAGGCCTCCAGGAAGGCCAGCCGAAGTCCATTTGGAAAGTGCCCAGCCTTCTGGCTTCATAGACAGTGATACTGATGTGGAAGAAGAGGGGATCCCCACGACCCCAGCTGTAGTTCCTATGAAGAAGAGGCAAGTCTTCCATGGAGATGATGCAAAGAGTCCTGGGGCACCTGGCTTGGCGAATCTGCAGGAGAGCCCAGCTGGTAGTGATACAGATGTGGAGGAGGGCGAGGCCCTACTAACGGTCCCTCTGGAGAGAAGCCAAGCCTCCATGGTGATCGATAGCAATACAGATGATGAGGAAGAAGTCTCAGCAGCACTCACTTTGGCACGTCTGAAAGAGAGCCGAACCCTTACCTGGCACAGAGATACAGATGTGGAAGAGGACAAGGCCCAACCTGTGGTCCTTCTGGAGCAAAGCCAAACCTCCGCCAGGAGAGACAGTGACACagatgtggaggaggaggggccccCAGTGGAAAAGAGAGGAACTGTCCCCAAGGATTGCACAGACAAAGCACATTCAGAAAAGAGCCAGCCTCCTCTTGGGGATAGTGATATAGAGATGGAGGAAGATAAGAGCTCACCTGCAGTCCACCTGGAGAGAAGTGAAGCCTCTGCCACAGTGGACGTCAACACACAAGTGAAGGAGGAAGTCCTACCAGGGCCAGCTGTTACACCTCTGGAGAAGCATCAGGTGCCTGTGGCATGGACAAATCAAACAGATGTGGAAGCAGACAGGGGCCCAGCAAAGCAGCCTATGGTGTGTCTAGAGGAAGCCCAGCCTCCTCCAGTTGGGGACTGTGAGATCACATCCTTAAATGCCTCAGCAGTGACAGATGTAAGAAAGAGCCAGTTTCCCACAGGAGGGGATGCTGGGACGGAATGGGCTGTGGCTGTTCTTGAGCAGGAGAGAGCTCCTGAGGCGGGGGCCCAGGGTGGGTCACCTGTGGCACTAGTGGAGCAGGGCCTTCTCCCTGTCTCAAGGGAAAACCTAACAGATCTGGTGGTGGACACAGGCACTCCAGGGGAACCCACCCAGCCACGGAGAGAGGGAGCCCAGACCcccaaagaagggaagagagaaccaCGTATGGATGGGACCAAGGACTCTGCAGATGCCCGTGATG ttctaaaggctgagaagtccacgaTCAAGGTGCCAGCgtattcagtgtctg ATTCTGAAGATCTAGACCTACAGGCTACCCAGTGCTTTGTGGAGAAAGAGGGTCAGAGCCTGGAAG TCCAGAGCACGGAGGATGAACCTACCCAGGCCTTCCTGTTAAGTCCACCCCAAGAGCCTGGCCCTTCCCGTTGCAGCTTCCAGGCCGAAG GTGCCCTGGATGAGCTGTGGGAGGTCTTGGCTACACAGCCATACTGTCCAAGAGAATCTGAGGCCTCTGAGACCCAGCCCGTTGCCGCCCACCTTGAGGCCCATGGATCTTGCCCCTCACCACCTAGGGCAACACCAGGAGAACAACATCCAGAGAGCCCAGTTCATGCAGAGCCACTGGGGATTCAAGGAAGAGGGATGCACACTGTGGAGAAAGACATGG ACCACTTGAATTGCAAGATGCCACCTGCTGAGAAGGCTTCTAGG GGTGATCAGGAATCCCCAGAGGCTTGTCTGCCTCCTGCAGTGACTGAAGCCTCAGCCCCGCTCCAAAACCCCCTCATGTCTCAGAGCCAAAAACATCCTACACCTCAGCCTCTGCCTTCCTTAGAGCTGCCCATTCCCAGGGCCAGGCAAAATGGGAGTCAGGGAGCCCCAGAGATTCCTCCCTCAGAGCTGGAGCCTCTGCATCCAAAACCCAAAGTCAGGCCCCGGGGGTCCTCCAGGATGTTACCCTCTCCAATGTCTTCTATAGCCCCTGAGTCCCACCCTACCACCCCCACAGACCAGCCTGTCAGCCCTGAGCCCACATCTCGGGCCACTCGGAGCAGAACATACAGGTCTTCTGAAATGACCCCTGCACCAGTTGTCCCCACAGCACCTGAGCTGCAATCTTCCACCTCTAAAGACCAGCCTGTCACCGCTAAGCTCACATCTCGGGCCACTCGGGGAAGGACACATAGGTCCTCTGTCAAGTCCCCTGAACCAGTTGTCCCCACAGCCCCTGAGCTCCAGCCTTCCACCTCTAAAGACCAGCCTGTCACTCCTGAGCCCACATCTCGGGGCAGGACACATAGATCTTCTGTCAAGGCCCCTGAGCAAGTTGTCCCTACAGCTCCTGAGCTGCAACCTTCCACCTCCAAAGACCAGTCTGTCATCCCCACACCCACATCCCGGGCCACTCGGGGCAGGACACATAGGTCCTCTGTCAAGACCCCTGAACCAGTTGTCCCCACAGCCCCTGAGTTCCAGCCTCCTACCCCCACAGACCAACCTGTCACCCTTGAGCTCATATCTCGGGCCACTCGGGGCAGAACACACAGAGCCTCTGTGAAGACTCCTGAACCAGTTGTCCCCACAGCTCCTGAGCTGCAGCCTCCCACCTCCAAAGACCAGTCTGGCATCTTAACACCCACATCTCGGGCCACTCGGGGCAGAACACATAGGTTCTCTGTCAAGTCCCCTGAACCAATTGTCCCCATAGCCCCTGAGCTTCAGCCTTCTACCCCCACAGACCAATCTGTCGCTAGTGAGCCCACATCTGGCACCACTCAGGGCAGGACACATAGGTCTTCTGTCAAGACCCCTGAACTAGTTGTACCCACAGGTCCTGAGTTCCAGCCTTCCACTTCCATAAACCAACTTGTCACCCCCAAACCCACATCTCAGCCAAGGACACATAGGTCTTCTGTCAAGACCCCCGAACCAATTGTTCCCACAACCTCAGAGCTCCAGCCTTCCACCCCCACAGACCAACCTGTCACCCCCAAACCCACATCCCGGGCCACTCGGGGCAGAAAACATAGGTCTGTCAACACCTCTGAACCGATTGTCCCCACAGCCCCTGAGCTCCAGCCTTCCACCCCCACAGACAAACCTGTCACCCGCAAGCCCACATCTCGGGCCACTCGGGGCAGAACACATAGGTCTTCTGTCAAGACACCCGAACCAATTGTCCCCACAGCCCCTGAGCTCCAGCCTTCTACCCCCACAGACAAACCTGTCACCTGCAAACCCACATCTCGGGCCACTCGGGGCAGAAAACATAGGTCTTCTGTCAAGACCCCCAAACCAATTGTCCCCACAGCCTCACAGCTCCAGCCTTCCACCCCGACAGACCAATCTGTTACCCCTGAGTCCACAACGCAGGACATTCGGGGCAGAAAACATAGGTCCTCTGTCAAGACTCCCCAACCAATGGAACCCACAGCCCCTGGCCATGAACCTCCCAGCCATACAGACCAGCCTGTCACCCCTGAAGCCATAGCTCCGGCTAGTCAGAGCAGGACACTAAGGACTTCTATAATAAGTGCTGTGCCAGTTCCTACCACCCCTGAATTCCGGTCTCCTGTCCCCACAGACCAGCCTATTCCCCCTGAGACCATCCCTCAAGCCAATTGCAGCAGGAGGCCAAGGGCCACTAGGAAGCAGGGGTCCCCCACAGCTCCCATTGTCCATGAACCCTGCTCTGCACCCCCTGAACCTAACTCGAGGAACCAAAGACGAAGAGCAGTGAGAGCAGCTGAGTCCCTTACAACCATTCCTGAGCCTGCCTTTGCCCAGCTTCCTGAGGCGCCCACTCATGCTCCCCACATCGAAAAGGTAGAGGCAGCAGGTACATCTGGGTTCACCCCAGAGCCCCAGCGTAAGGCCTCTCAAAGCCACAAGAGGCCTTTAGCTACCCTGGATTTACCCCCACTTCAAAAACGGCTCCAAAGAGGGAAAGTCTCCCAGAAGACAGCGTTcctccaggaagaggaagatgatcCCACAGAGAGACCAGGGAAGAAAGAG GTTGTAGTGATGCCAggaccaggcaagagaaagagagaccaagCAGAAGAAGAGGGAATACTGAGCCGCAGCCTCCGAAGAACCAAACCTAACCAAGAGTCCACAGCCCCcaaa GTGCTCTTCACAGGAGTGGTGGATGTTCGAGGAGAGCGGGCAGTACTGGCCCTGGGGGGAAGTCTGGCCAGCTCAGTGGCAGAGGCTTCCCACCTGGTGACTGATCGAATCCGCCGGACGGTCAAGTTCCTGTGTGCCCTGGGGCGGGGGATCCCCATCCTCTCCCTGGACTGGCTGCACCAG TCCCGCAAAGCTGGTTGCTTCTTGCCACCGGATGAATACGTGGTGACCGATCCTGAGCAGGAAGAGAACTTTGGCTTCAGCCTTCGGGATGCTCTGAGCCGAGCTCGGGAGCGAAGGCTGCTGGAG gGCTATGAGATTCATGTGACCCCTGGAGTCCAGCCACCTCCACTTCAGATGGGAGAGATCATCAGCTGCTGTGGAGGCACTGTCCTACCCAGCATGCCCCGGTCCTATAAG CCTCAGAGAGTTGTGATCACATGCTCCCAGGACTTCCCCCGATGCGCCATTCCATCTCGGGTCGGGCTGCCCATCCTCTCACCTGAGTTCCTGCTGACAGGAGTGCTGAAGCAGGAAGCCAAGCCAGAGGCCTTCGTCCTCTCCGCTTTGGAAATGTCATCCACCTGA